In Nonomuraea sp. NBC_00507, the following are encoded in one genomic region:
- a CDS encoding cellulose binding domain-containing protein, giving the protein MRRLDRGTPPPAVVLAMHGCGGSGPGLYSGSEFASLANQYGFVVIYPSASKKGNCFDSWSAESHLRGGGMETNIMLGNYPDVFKAGAVFMGVPHSCFANEADYIPSPWSAPPTPVTPVRGRACSSGTARTTPSSTTPRCSSRSTSGPTSSASARRPPARTHHRPTGTAAATPTPPTGACRVTYTPSTWNNGFTATVTQQGAQVTARNAPYNATVAAGAAVTFGFQATYSGTNTAPAQFALNGTVCSPAA; this is encoded by the coding sequence GTGCGCCGCCTTGACCGCGGCACTCCCCCACCGGCGGTCGTGCTGGCCATGCATGGTTGCGGCGGTTCCGGGCCCGGACTCTACTCCGGCTCGGAGTTCGCCTCCCTCGCCAACCAGTACGGCTTCGTCGTCATCTACCCGTCGGCCTCCAAGAAGGGCAACTGCTTCGACTCCTGGTCGGCCGAGTCGCACCTGCGAGGCGGCGGCATGGAGACCAACATCATGCTCGGCAACTACCCGGACGTCTTCAAGGCCGGGGCCGTGTTCATGGGCGTGCCGCACAGCTGCTTCGCGAACGAGGCCGACTACATCCCCTCACCGTGGTCCGCGCCGCCTACCCCGGTTACACCGGTGCGTGGCCGCGCGTGCAGCTCTGGCACGGCACGAACGACACCCTCGTCTACTACGCCACGCTGCAGCAGCAGATCGACCAGTGGACCAACGTCTTCGGCCTCAGCCAGACGCCCACCAGCACGGACACACCACAGGCCAACTGGAACCGCCGCCGCTACGCCCACTCCCCCGACCGGCGCCTGCCGGGTCACGTACACACCCAGCACCTGGAACAACGGGTTCACCGCCACCGTCACCCAGCAAGGCGCCCAGGTGACCGCGCGCAACGCCCCCTATAACGCCACTGTCGCCGCCGGAGCCGCCGTCACCTTCGGCTTCCAGGCCACCTATAGCGGGACGAACACGGCACCCGCGCAGTTCGCCCTCAACGGCACGGTCTGCTCCCCCGCCGCCTAA
- a CDS encoding GH39 family glycosyl hydrolase, whose translation MKSEPRFLINGELLDESTLPHVWSRCIGAGRANEALRADWRQQFAEVVAAAGIEYIRFHGVFHDDMFVYRESYGGGFGPDAPLPSPVYTFSYVDKVFDFLLDCGVRPFVELGFMPRELATQTETVFWWGAHCSPPKDMARWGELVTRSVEHWIDRYGLAEVREWRFEVWNEPNLVPHFWTGTKTEYFELYEQTVRAIKRIDPALKVGGPSTSVFVPDDRYKGESEDRSAMLETAGAADVDALDWRPVWIEDFIAWCAERELPIDFISTHLYPTDFAYGADGEAVQITRYADATFDDLTLLRKLVQNSAYPEAEIHISEWSTSPSARDFIHDTLFAATYITRAYLKCATLADSIAYWTFTDVFEEGGAGIGPFHGGFGLVNEAGTHKPTYHAFAMLERLGDRLLLATSDGVVTRDSRTSAVSAVFFNYPEAMAMRGLSSQNSYPATRALAKVGPSRRIHHSIGGLEPGTTFLVEVLDWEHGNVAEAWYQLGSPLNPSRAESDYLSKVADSLLRFTLTVPDTGVLNLDVELTPWAVMSLSQSA comes from the coding sequence ATGAAGAGCGAGCCCCGGTTCCTGATCAACGGCGAGCTGCTTGACGAGAGCACGCTCCCGCATGTCTGGAGCAGGTGTATCGGCGCCGGGCGGGCGAACGAGGCGCTGCGCGCGGACTGGCGACAGCAGTTCGCCGAGGTCGTCGCCGCGGCGGGAATCGAGTACATCCGCTTTCACGGCGTCTTCCACGACGACATGTTCGTCTACCGGGAGAGCTACGGCGGCGGTTTCGGCCCGGACGCGCCCCTCCCCTCGCCCGTGTACACCTTCAGCTACGTCGACAAGGTCTTCGACTTCCTCCTGGACTGCGGCGTCCGGCCCTTCGTCGAGCTGGGCTTCATGCCGCGCGAGCTGGCGACGCAGACCGAGACCGTGTTCTGGTGGGGCGCTCACTGCAGCCCGCCCAAGGACATGGCGCGCTGGGGCGAGCTGGTCACGAGGTCGGTCGAGCACTGGATCGACCGGTACGGCCTCGCCGAGGTGCGGGAGTGGCGCTTCGAGGTGTGGAACGAGCCGAACCTGGTCCCGCACTTCTGGACCGGCACGAAGACCGAGTACTTCGAGCTCTACGAACAGACCGTGCGGGCGATCAAGAGGATCGATCCGGCTTTGAAGGTGGGCGGGCCCTCGACGAGCGTCTTCGTGCCCGACGACCGCTACAAGGGCGAGAGCGAGGATCGCTCCGCGATGCTCGAGACGGCCGGCGCGGCCGACGTGGACGCGCTCGACTGGCGCCCGGTCTGGATCGAGGACTTCATCGCCTGGTGTGCGGAGCGCGAACTCCCGATCGACTTCATCTCCACCCACCTGTACCCCACCGACTTCGCGTACGGCGCCGACGGCGAGGCGGTGCAGATCACCCGGTACGCCGATGCCACGTTCGACGACCTGACCCTGCTGCGCAAGCTCGTGCAGAACAGCGCCTATCCCGAGGCGGAGATCCACATCAGCGAGTGGTCGACGTCGCCGTCGGCCCGCGACTTCATCCACGACACGCTGTTCGCGGCGACCTACATCACGCGGGCGTACCTGAAGTGCGCGACCCTCGCCGACTCCATCGCCTACTGGACCTTCACGGACGTGTTCGAGGAGGGGGGCGCCGGCATCGGACCGTTTCATGGCGGGTTCGGACTGGTGAACGAGGCGGGCACCCACAAGCCCACGTACCACGCGTTCGCGATGCTGGAACGGCTCGGCGACCGGCTGCTCCTCGCGACGTCCGACGGTGTCGTGACCCGTGACAGCCGGACGTCGGCCGTGTCGGCGGTGTTCTTCAACTATCCCGAGGCCATGGCCATGAGGGGTCTCAGCTCGCAGAACTCGTACCCGGCGACACGCGCGCTGGCCAAGGTGGGGCCGAGCCGGAGGATCCACCACTCGATCGGCGGCCTGGAGCCTGGCACGACGTTCCTCGTCGAGGTCCTGGACTGGGAGCACGGGAACGTCGCCGAGGCCTGGTACCAGCTCGGGTCCCCTCTCAACCCGTCCCGGGCCGAGAGCGACTACCTGAGCAAAGTCGCCGACTCGCTCCTCAGATTCACACTGACCGTGCCCGACACCGGTGTGCTGAACCTCGATGTCGAACTGACGCCCTGGGCGGTGATGTCGTTGAGTCAGTCGGCATGA
- a CDS encoding LacI family DNA-binding transcriptional regulator, translating to MADVARLAGVSQATASKVLNGRGDVGAKTRDLVLGAMAEIGYKPTAVRHQHPRERTLVTVLDIVESRYAGTVLQGILVAATSAQAELLLRLPPDEPISTSRTAARAWMEEQKASGVVGIIALAVAVPDPMLLAAENLEVPVVTIDPIDTSESRLVSIGSTNWAGGRSATEHVIKLGHRRIAWVGGPLGSAPSLERFHGYQAALDSAGITPDRAMIRHEAFSVEAGLRHGHDLLALDERPTAIIAGNDEIAVGILAAAKELHITVPSELSVTGFDDTPQTEWTTPRLTSVRQPLVGMGRMAVETVLRMADGVQPASRHLQLATTLSVRDSTGPVPSS from the coding sequence TTGGCGGATGTCGCCCGACTGGCCGGCGTCTCGCAGGCGACCGCCTCGAAGGTTCTCAACGGGCGCGGCGATGTAGGGGCGAAGACACGCGACCTGGTGCTCGGAGCCATGGCCGAGATCGGCTACAAGCCGACGGCGGTGCGACACCAGCATCCGCGAGAGCGGACCCTCGTCACCGTGCTCGACATCGTGGAGTCCCGTTACGCCGGAACGGTGCTCCAGGGCATCCTCGTGGCCGCGACCTCGGCGCAGGCCGAGCTCCTCCTTCGCCTGCCGCCCGACGAGCCGATCAGCACGAGCCGTACGGCGGCCCGCGCCTGGATGGAGGAGCAGAAGGCGTCCGGTGTCGTCGGCATCATCGCGCTCGCCGTCGCCGTGCCCGACCCGATGCTCCTCGCCGCGGAGAATCTCGAGGTGCCCGTCGTGACGATCGACCCCATCGATACGTCCGAATCACGTCTCGTCAGCATCGGCTCCACCAACTGGGCGGGCGGTCGCTCGGCGACCGAGCACGTCATCAAGCTCGGCCACCGCAGGATCGCCTGGGTCGGCGGCCCCCTGGGCTCTGCCCCCTCACTGGAACGCTTCCACGGCTACCAGGCCGCGCTCGACTCGGCCGGCATCACGCCGGACCGCGCCATGATCCGCCACGAGGCGTTCTCCGTCGAGGCGGGACTCCGGCACGGCCATGACCTCCTCGCGCTCGACGAGCGGCCGACCGCGATCATCGCAGGCAACGACGAGATCGCCGTCGGGATCCTCGCCGCGGCCAAGGAGCTTCACATCACCGTCCCGAGCGAGCTGTCGGTCACGGGGTTCGACGACACACCGCAGACCGAGTGGACCACGCCCCGGCTCACGTCCGTCCGGCAGCCTCTCGTCGGCATGGGCCGGATGGCCGTCGAGACCGTCCTGCGCATGGCGGACGGTGTCCAGCCCGCCTCCCGGCACCTCCAACTGGCGACGACCCTCAGCGTCCGCGACTCGACCGGCCCCGTCCCGTCATCCTGA
- a CDS encoding serine/threonine-protein kinase translates to MIGEHVAGRFVIEAQLGSGGMGRVWRGRDSKLGRVVALKQVRADVGRLPELKARAEREAQALARIDHPGIVRVHDVLDDPDGPWIVMDYVQGALLGELIERGPLSEPAVVRIGAQALDALAAAHAVGVLHRDVKPDNILITASGGVVLVDFGIAAIEGHERITMLGHVIGTPDFIAPERLRGTPAGEAADLWSLGATLYTALEGRPPFRRGTEEATRFAILTFPPDPMTRAGRLRPTINRLLTKSPATRMTAGELARMLEQAAGRSPGVEPRRTSQGPVTKPPAPPQANGAGGNRSSAGSDGRGGNGSGAGGGVAAQRVRRTLAGAGAAERGSMVLTLPAADAAVLLAEQGPLFTTAAVEEMCRQAATCAKILQMLLPRHVGRLLDQVRDPSLVAGVVLAMDPHHRGRVLGHMHDRHSAAAIEAMAAVDSRQTGLALAAMPEDPAGQALSRLPSATIAGVLVHCRPSCRDRLLPLLPSATRGDVERRLAAEG, encoded by the coding sequence ATGATTGGTGAGCACGTCGCGGGCCGGTTCGTCATCGAGGCGCAACTCGGCAGCGGCGGCATGGGTCGGGTCTGGCGCGGCCGGGACAGCAAGCTCGGCCGCGTGGTGGCGCTCAAACAGGTACGCGCGGACGTCGGCCGCCTGCCCGAGCTCAAGGCGCGGGCAGAACGCGAGGCGCAGGCGCTGGCCCGGATCGACCACCCGGGCATCGTCCGCGTCCACGACGTGCTCGACGACCCGGACGGCCCATGGATCGTGATGGACTACGTGCAGGGCGCCTTGCTCGGCGAGTTGATCGAGCGGGGACCCTTGTCCGAGCCCGCCGTGGTGCGGATCGGCGCCCAGGCGCTCGACGCGCTCGCCGCCGCGCACGCGGTAGGGGTGCTCCACCGCGACGTGAAGCCGGACAATATTCTGATCACCGCGTCCGGTGGGGTCGTCCTGGTGGACTTCGGGATCGCCGCCATCGAGGGTCACGAGCGCATCACCATGCTCGGTCACGTGATCGGCACCCCCGACTTCATCGCCCCCGAGCGGTTGCGAGGCACCCCGGCGGGCGAGGCGGCCGATCTGTGGTCGCTCGGTGCCACGCTCTACACGGCCCTGGAGGGACGTCCGCCGTTCCGCAGGGGCACCGAGGAGGCCACCAGGTTCGCGATCCTCACCTTTCCCCCGGACCCCATGACCCGGGCGGGCAGGCTCAGGCCGACGATCAACCGGCTCTTGACCAAGAGCCCGGCCACCCGGATGACGGCCGGCGAACTGGCGCGCATGCTGGAGCAGGCTGCCGGGCGCTCTCCTGGGGTGGAGCCGCGCCGTACGTCGCAAGGCCCTGTCACGAAACCGCCTGCGCCTCCCCAGGCGAACGGGGCTGGAGGGAACCGCTCCTCCGCAGGGAGCGACGGCCGAGGCGGGAACGGCTCGGGAGCGGGTGGTGGCGTGGCGGCGCAACGAGTGCGTCGGACGCTCGCCGGCGCCGGCGCCGCAGAAAGAGGTTCGATGGTCCTCACGCTGCCCGCGGCCGATGCGGCGGTGCTCCTCGCTGAACAGGGGCCGCTGTTCACGACCGCCGCAGTGGAGGAGATGTGCCGCCAGGCGGCGACGTGCGCGAAGATCCTGCAGATGTTGCTCCCGCGCCACGTGGGCCGACTGCTGGACCAGGTACGTGACCCAAGCCTCGTCGCCGGGGTCGTGCTGGCGATGGACCCCCACCACCGCGGACGCGTGCTCGGTCACATGCACGATCGGCATTCCGCTGCGGCCATCGAGGCGATGGCGGCCGTCGATAGCCGGCAGACCGGCCTCGCCCTCGCCGCGATGCCGGAGGACCCGGCCGGTCAGGCGCTCAGTCGCCTTCCATCCGCCACGATCGCCGGGGTGCTCGTGCATTGCCGGCCCTCCTGCCGCGACCGCCTGCTGCCCCTGCTACCGTCCGCGACCCGCGGCGACGTCGAGCGCAGACTCGCCGCCGAGGGATAG
- a CDS encoding DUF4407 domain-containing protein — protein sequence MVGRWLIVLSGARPDVLDRCRGERARFHGLGGAILTTACIAAISMTFALASALKVFPPLAVLIGLVWGVAILSLDRWLVTSLPARGGGRLWLALPRVLLALLLGAVISTPLVLQIFKPEIDAEIVDIQQEKADAFTRAQQGGETGRRIAALEKSAAALGAVIASRGESALDPAADPRIQELSKSRERAVKQRDAFYQEWQCQLYVGPPKCAKKGSGPLAKAAEEAYKSARDRVNDIDRQIEQRRKRLSDTQEAGKASRLAQAEQDLSSVQAELDKLTEGQARLRSGFAAEIQGSDGLLLRLEALSRVSQNNPTLTLARILLFLFILLIECLPVIVKLMQRPGSYDTILAALEKREVNAAIDQIYEADRRPRRAAWREGTTRPYTADEPRTGVFLATDTPSPPSQERHEGTSFEDEALRGLRDNRASRPAGTGDSPQAEYAGMNDDW from the coding sequence ATGGTCGGTAGATGGTTGATCGTCTTGTCGGGTGCCCGTCCGGACGTGCTGGACAGGTGCAGGGGGGAGCGTGCCAGGTTCCACGGCCTGGGTGGCGCCATCCTGACCACAGCCTGCATCGCCGCCATCTCCATGACATTCGCGTTAGCCTCGGCGCTCAAGGTGTTCCCGCCCCTCGCCGTCCTGATCGGCCTCGTCTGGGGCGTGGCGATTCTGAGCCTGGACCGCTGGCTCGTCACCTCCCTGCCCGCCCGAGGCGGAGGACGCCTGTGGCTCGCCCTGCCCCGGGTGCTGCTCGCGTTGCTGCTGGGGGCCGTCATCTCCACGCCACTGGTGCTGCAGATCTTCAAACCCGAGATCGATGCCGAGATCGTCGACATCCAGCAGGAGAAGGCGGACGCGTTCACCCGCGCACAGCAGGGCGGCGAGACCGGCCGGCGGATAGCCGCTCTGGAGAAGTCCGCAGCGGCTCTGGGAGCCGTGATCGCCTCCCGTGGGGAGAGTGCGCTCGATCCGGCGGCCGACCCCCGGATCCAGGAATTGAGCAAGTCGCGCGAGCGGGCGGTGAAGCAGCGGGACGCGTTCTACCAGGAATGGCAGTGTCAGCTGTACGTCGGGCCGCCCAAATGCGCGAAGAAGGGCTCCGGGCCGCTGGCGAAGGCGGCGGAGGAGGCGTACAAGAGCGCCCGCGATCGGGTGAATGACATCGACCGGCAGATCGAGCAGCGCAGGAAACGGCTCAGCGACACTCAGGAGGCCGGAAAGGCGAGCAGGCTGGCCCAGGCGGAGCAGGACCTGAGCAGCGTACAGGCGGAGCTGGACAAACTGACAGAAGGGCAGGCACGGCTCAGATCCGGTTTCGCCGCCGAGATCCAGGGATCCGACGGCCTGCTGCTGCGGCTGGAGGCGCTCAGCAGGGTGTCGCAGAACAATCCGACCCTCACCCTGGCGAGGATCTTGCTGTTCCTGTTCATCCTGCTCATCGAGTGCCTGCCGGTCATCGTCAAGCTGATGCAGCGGCCGGGCAGTTACGACACGATCCTGGCCGCGTTGGAGAAGCGTGAGGTCAATGCGGCCATCGACCAGATCTACGAGGCGGACAGGAGGCCACGGCGCGCCGCCTGGCGGGAGGGCACGACCCGGCCGTACACCGCGGATGAGCCGCGTACCGGAGTCTTCCTCGCTACCGATACGCCGTCCCCGCCCTCGCAGGAGCGCCACGAGGGCACGAGCTTCGAGGACGAGGCGCTCCGCGGCCTCCGAGACAACCGCGCCTCCCGGCCGGCCGGGACGGGCGACAGCCCGCAGGCCGAGTACGCCGGAATGAACGATGATTGGTGA
- a CDS encoding alpha/beta fold hydrolase: MPRRTSPPAIARVAMAALLTATMSCGANATVTGEGVTDAVGKRGITWEQCEEEPTVECGTLTVPIDWSKPNGLTVDLALARRKAIDPSARIGSLLINPGGPGNSGVNDMLRSSGFSEDVQRRFDIVGYDPRGVARSGSVTCSASVYNQMPSPVMTSQADYDKWVTFNKKLHADCRKLTGPLYDHIDSANVARDMDAIRAALGEDKLTSYGISYGTLAQQMYAQLFPNRVRAMVLDGNMDHSLNVKAFQVTDAAAVQDSFDEFVAWCDRDTDCVLHRRDVRALWKGLLKKADRGELHWPGVNDRPVSAHNLLWLAVVLNEAPAWRQEAKVLLALAGGPVPDDMPGPPGNGPVDGESAELPTAILCEDFNLSLRNYNEYADVMRGSNAVAPDMRYNPMPMGDMPICQGHPVNNPQHRLRYTGSAPLLVATSMHDPDTPYQWSANVARQLGPKARLLTYEGWGHGIYRVTQCTRAAIDSYLISLTVPAQGARCPAEERQD; the protein is encoded by the coding sequence GTGCCAAGAAGAACTTCTCCGCCCGCCATCGCCCGCGTGGCGATGGCGGCGCTGTTGACGGCCACGATGTCCTGCGGGGCCAACGCGACGGTAACCGGAGAGGGCGTCACCGATGCCGTCGGCAAGCGCGGCATCACCTGGGAGCAGTGCGAGGAGGAGCCCACCGTCGAGTGCGGCACGCTGACGGTACCGATCGACTGGTCCAAGCCGAACGGCCTCACCGTGGACCTGGCCCTCGCCCGGCGCAAGGCCATCGACCCCTCCGCGCGGATCGGATCCCTGCTGATTAACCCGGGTGGACCCGGCAACTCCGGCGTGAACGACATGCTTCGCTCCTCCGGCTTCAGTGAGGACGTCCAGCGGCGCTTCGACATCGTCGGCTACGACCCCCGGGGCGTCGCCCGCAGTGGCTCGGTGACCTGCTCGGCTTCGGTGTACAACCAGATGCCGTCCCCGGTCATGACCAGCCAGGCCGACTACGACAAATGGGTTACCTTCAACAAGAAGCTGCACGCGGACTGCCGCAAGCTCACCGGCCCCCTGTACGACCACATCGACTCGGCCAACGTGGCGCGTGACATGGACGCCATTCGGGCCGCGCTCGGCGAGGACAAGCTGACCTCGTACGGTATCTCCTACGGCACGCTCGCTCAGCAGATGTACGCCCAACTTTTCCCGAACCGGGTCAGGGCCATGGTGCTGGACGGCAACATGGACCACAGCCTGAACGTCAAGGCGTTCCAGGTGACCGACGCGGCCGCCGTCCAGGACAGCTTCGACGAGTTCGTCGCCTGGTGCGACCGGGACACCGATTGCGTCCTGCACAGACGAGACGTCCGGGCACTGTGGAAGGGACTGCTCAAGAAGGCGGACCGCGGCGAGCTGCACTGGCCAGGCGTCAATGACCGCCCGGTGAGCGCCCACAACCTCCTCTGGCTGGCCGTGGTGCTCAACGAGGCGCCCGCCTGGCGGCAGGAGGCCAAGGTGCTCCTCGCCTTGGCCGGCGGGCCGGTGCCGGATGACATGCCGGGCCCTCCCGGCAACGGGCCCGTGGACGGTGAGTCCGCCGAGCTCCCCACCGCGATCCTCTGCGAGGACTTCAATCTGTCGCTCCGGAACTACAACGAGTACGCCGACGTGATGCGCGGCTCCAACGCGGTGGCCCCGGACATGCGGTACAACCCGATGCCGATGGGCGACATGCCGATCTGCCAGGGCCACCCGGTGAACAACCCGCAGCACCGGCTGCGGTACACGGGTAGCGCTCCGCTGCTGGTGGCCACCTCCATGCACGACCCCGACACGCCGTACCAGTGGTCGGCCAACGTGGCCCGCCAACTCGGCCCCAAGGCCAGGCTCCTCACCTACGAGGGCTGGGGCCACGGCATCTACAGAGTGACCCAGTGCACCAGGGCTGCAATCGACAGCTACCTGATCTCGCTGACCGTGCCCGCGCAGGGGGCCCGCTGCCCGGCTGAGGAGCGCCAGGACTAG
- a CDS encoding SWIM zinc finger family protein, producing the protein MTSATQAYTYAAPSSLVDGRLGLATSGGRALSGPAVAPRFFSGVVTQAAPAAAALLGVADVALARYHQPQARPGWVRDPVVTCNGDRLRFESFSACGGVYARLDLLNGSLDGEVFDRGTTNVDVNAPLREALARIGARDPLHLGVGLDELVVTTMDGAVVEKKVPLPERWLRGFAEVQVIASGMDQRGELTGMAAVRFLRGLPKKGTVWVAQAGRELKVSARQVPGSVQLAGPNRLGTLLPLLRFAKSLRVYGPADAASSAWELELPGMRYTLTLSPERWRGFSGEGAVLDDLATDEAENDADVVGMLLNFEPEVEIGLLADRAGIPADRVRAALTQLGVAGRVGYDLSEAAHFHRELPYDKDNVSLLNPRLAKARKLVDAGAVHLEGELATVHTSGGARRVSLTDGSCTCEWWWDHRGSRGPCKHVLAARIVARAAVEVSR; encoded by the coding sequence ATGACTTCAGCGACGCAGGCGTACACGTACGCCGCGCCCTCCTCCCTTGTCGACGGTCGCCTCGGATTGGCGACCTCCGGCGGACGGGCCCTGTCCGGCCCGGCCGTGGCCCCCCGGTTCTTCAGCGGCGTGGTGACCCAGGCGGCCCCCGCCGCAGCGGCCCTGCTCGGCGTCGCCGATGTGGCGCTGGCCCGCTACCACCAGCCGCAGGCGCGGCCCGGCTGGGTGCGCGACCCCGTGGTGACGTGCAACGGAGACCGGTTGCGGTTCGAATCGTTCTCGGCCTGTGGCGGTGTGTACGCCCGGCTTGATCTGCTGAACGGCTCGCTCGACGGCGAGGTGTTCGACCGGGGCACCACCAACGTCGATGTGAACGCGCCGCTCCGGGAGGCGCTGGCGCGCATCGGCGCGCGTGACCCGTTGCACCTGGGGGTGGGCCTCGACGAGCTGGTCGTGACCACGATGGACGGCGCGGTGGTGGAGAAGAAGGTGCCGCTGCCCGAGCGCTGGTTACGCGGATTCGCCGAGGTGCAGGTCATCGCCTCGGGCATGGACCAGCGCGGTGAGCTGACCGGCATGGCGGCGGTGCGGTTCCTGCGCGGGCTGCCCAAGAAGGGCACGGTGTGGGTGGCGCAGGCGGGGCGTGAGCTGAAGGTCTCCGCCCGTCAGGTTCCGGGCTCGGTCCAGCTCGCCGGCCCCAACCGGCTCGGCACCCTCCTGCCGCTGCTGCGCTTCGCGAAGTCCCTCCGGGTGTACGGCCCGGCCGACGCCGCCTCCAGCGCCTGGGAGCTGGAGCTTCCGGGCATGCGCTACACGCTCACTCTCTCGCCCGAGCGCTGGCGTGGCTTCTCCGGCGAGGGCGCGGTGCTGGACGACCTGGCCACCGACGAGGCCGAGAACGACGCCGACGTCGTGGGGATGCTGCTCAACTTCGAGCCCGAGGTCGAGATCGGCCTGCTGGCCGACCGAGCGGGCATCCCCGCCGACCGGGTGCGGGCCGCGCTGACGCAGCTCGGCGTCGCCGGCCGGGTCGGCTACGACCTGTCGGAGGCCGCCCACTTCCACCGTGAGCTGCCCTATGACAAGGACAACGTGAGCCTGCTCAACCCGCGGCTGGCCAAGGCGCGCAAGCTCGTCGACGCGGGTGCCGTGCACCTCGAAGGCGAGCTGGCCACCGTCCACACCTCGGGCGGCGCGCGCCGGGTCTCGCTGACCGACGGCTCGTGCACCTGCGAGTGGTGGTGGGACCATCGCGGCTCCCGTGGGCCGTGCAAACACGTGCTGGCCGCCAGGATCGTCGCCCGCGCCGCCGTGGAGGTCTCCCGATGA